In one Ornithinimicrobium pratense genomic region, the following are encoded:
- a CDS encoding ABC transporter permease → MTTARVLSADATTTHQPTPQTSGRAGTMSLLASEIVWSTKIFLRNPIGVLFALVLPMFFLVLFNVLTDRGELYDGLPFVQWNLAGITVFVVASSCFINLAIATVFSREAGTLRRMRSTPLPPGVYVLSRVLTNSLVALFSTLLMVFVAWAVFGLQLKPLPAIAGLLALLVGVLAYSALGMAVANIVPTQETSIPIVMFLSFPLLFAAGVFFPLEGAPQALITAMDLMPVRPFGMALQQALDPATSGLAIAWQELGVLAAWGLLGTFLASRFFRWEPRGSG, encoded by the coding sequence ATGACGACCGCACGGGTGCTGAGCGCCGACGCTACGACGACCCACCAACCGACACCACAGACGAGCGGCCGGGCGGGGACGATGTCCCTGCTCGCCAGCGAGATCGTCTGGTCGACCAAGATCTTCCTCCGTAACCCGATCGGGGTGCTCTTCGCCCTCGTCCTGCCGATGTTCTTCCTGGTCCTGTTCAACGTGCTGACGGACCGGGGCGAGCTCTATGACGGCCTGCCCTTCGTGCAGTGGAACCTCGCGGGGATCACCGTCTTCGTGGTGGCTTCGTCCTGCTTCATCAACCTGGCGATCGCGACCGTCTTCAGCCGCGAGGCGGGCACCCTGCGCCGTATGCGTAGCACCCCGCTCCCGCCCGGGGTCTACGTGCTGTCGCGGGTCCTGACCAACAGCCTGGTCGCCTTGTTCTCCACCCTGCTCATGGTGTTCGTGGCCTGGGCGGTGTTCGGCCTCCAGCTCAAGCCGCTGCCTGCCATAGCCGGCCTCCTGGCCCTGCTGGTGGGCGTGCTGGCCTACTCCGCGCTGGGGATGGCGGTAGCCAACATCGTTCCGACGCAGGAGACCTCGATCCCGATCGTCATGTTCCTGTCTTTCCCGCTGCTCTTCGCCGCAGGCGTCTTCTTCCCGCTGGAGGGGGCGCCCCAGGCGCTGATCACCGCGATGGACCTGATGCCGGTCCGGCCGTTTGGGATGGCGCTGCAGCAGGCTTTGGACCCCGCGACCAGCGGGCTAGCCATCGCCTGGCAGGAGCTGGGGGTGCTGGCTGCCTGGGGCCTGCTGGGCACCTTCCTGGCCTCGCGCTTCTTCCGGTGGGAGCCGCGCGGCTCGGGCTGA
- a CDS encoding thiazolylpeptide-type bacteriocin, with amino-acid sequence MQNTDTLDLGLDLADLDLDVLEVSQVRDAMALPETGASSGSSSCHSTSCCGTCSCSSCCT; translated from the coding sequence ATGCAGAACACCGACACCCTCGACCTTGGCCTGGACCTCGCCGACCTGGACCTGGACGTCCTCGAGGTCAGCCAGGTGCGTGACGCCATGGCGTTGCCCGAGACGGGCGCCTCCTCCGGCAGCAGCAGCTGCCACTCGACCTCGTGCTGCGGCACCTGCTCCTGCAGCAGCTGCTGCACCTGA
- a CDS encoding ABC transporter ATP-binding protein — MRTLEEHSTGNAADPRHSGRDLALSVRGLCKSYGSVDALRGVDLDVHRGEVLGLLGPNGAGKTTTVEILEGQRTADSGQIDVLGVDPATAGIDFRARVGVMLQYAGPPPELRVTQTVSMFASYYDNPRGGQEVLDFVGLGDMGQRRVSRLSGGQRRRLDLALAIIGRPELLFLDEPTTGFDPSARQQAWSLVESLRRLGTSVLLTTHDMDEAARLCDRIAVIVSGRVVAEGTPSQLTEHLGQRRLIVRMADRAGHHLTVDDLPDSVRGHAREVGRDIELLMDDPEAALGVLRSWSREHKHQVLDSHISRASLEDVYLALTADNDLSSKDGQS, encoded by the coding sequence GTGCGCACCCTCGAAGAGCACTCCACCGGAAACGCCGCTGACCCCAGACATTCCGGGCGCGATCTCGCCCTCTCCGTCCGCGGCCTGTGCAAGTCCTACGGCAGCGTGGACGCCCTGCGCGGCGTCGACCTCGACGTGCACCGCGGAGAGGTGCTCGGCCTGCTCGGCCCGAACGGTGCCGGCAAGACCACGACCGTGGAGATCCTGGAAGGGCAGCGCACGGCCGACAGCGGTCAGATCGACGTCCTGGGCGTGGATCCCGCCACGGCCGGCATCGACTTCCGGGCCCGCGTCGGGGTCATGCTGCAGTATGCGGGGCCCCCGCCGGAGCTCCGCGTCACCCAGACGGTGTCGATGTTCGCGTCGTACTACGACAACCCCCGCGGTGGCCAGGAGGTGCTCGACTTCGTGGGCCTCGGTGACATGGGTCAACGCCGTGTCTCGCGGCTCTCCGGGGGTCAGCGCAGGCGTCTGGACCTGGCCCTAGCCATCATCGGCCGTCCCGAGCTGCTCTTCCTCGACGAGCCGACGACGGGGTTCGACCCGTCGGCACGTCAGCAGGCGTGGTCACTGGTGGAGAGCCTGCGCCGGCTCGGCACGTCCGTGCTTCTCACCACGCACGACATGGACGAAGCCGCTCGTCTGTGCGACCGGATCGCGGTCATCGTGAGCGGGCGCGTGGTCGCGGAGGGCACGCCGAGCCAGCTCACCGAGCACCTCGGCCAGCGCCGGCTCATCGTCCGGATGGCCGACCGCGCCGGTCACCACCTCACCGTCGACGACCTCCCGGACTCGGTCCGGGGCCACGCCCGGGAGGTCGGTCGCGACATCGAACTCCTCATGGACGACCCGGAGGCCGCGCTGGGCGTGCTCCGGTCGTGGAGCAGGGAGCACAAGCACCAGGTCCTCGACAGCCACATTTCCAGGGCGAGCCTCGAGGACGTCTACCTCGCCCTGACCGCCGACAACGACCTCAGTTCGAAGGATGGCCAGTCATGA
- a CDS encoding TOMM precursor leader peptide-binding protein, with protein MNITPELVMLRPGARVRTAGDVLVATSGERGVRIRLGSAAGPVWALLRPLLENGLDLTVLDRGARTPEAALGQVVAELRRGGVTVVRPEGEQWGQASEQLRSWALHECDVPAAAAARLLDATWDVVGTERLRATAASIMGDLGLAVRDGGSTSSSDGGDVPLRVVASWDHQGSGAVERWGSQVVAVHDTGLRHLVLGVDETARATRLASALTTRGRPSPEEVDTEAMHDVLVATAIEHALRGAIGSPMAPVLVGPGARARILPESVGRIHPVLRPAPPCSATPRNHADEEAALDRQHDVLFDDDLGPLGEPHPLDLPQVPVPVVIGADHAGAAVCGWGATERIARRRAIGATVERWVAEVLRVDPQRVVAGVDPVHAVALLVARQRAAEGESSSLPLRRVHAGDREVVVVGSTQEDLERGEREALLAWQVLEAAGPGVAGPAVLVEGEPAAVVKQGGGMPRCRTLMGLSVLDEAGLVVLVADAAPDEGRTETPEDALPTPAVPVLAVSDLDHLAGELSSSREAGGTCVPVVALGSSLLIGPVDRPGAAGCAQCAVARYHATLKAPGTDPMLGEGGGGPAIGWTPVVETIARDLAADDHQMGGPRRALVLVPRSPSVAEHRVIAVPGCPVCDDGSAAGATTALASETGLDLDPGVALPPSHAGSLRQCQPPDVAGLREVLVDHRFGPVAHLYRDLSTPLAFSVAELVVPGTDERIGGYGRASDHDEAERVALLEALERDAGAAWSALKPAAVRASATELGSAALDPRTLGLPEPARVHRTVGLRAFDPEESVDWLPAIDLSDGNPVLVPAHAVHHRYPHRHTDPPLWLRDTSNGCALGASLTEAALHGLMELIERDAFLLAWWGRRGVRGQVRPDPDDRLTRHLLDHAGTLGYDIRLLDITSDVGVPSVVATARARDPQPGQRGAFYCAAGANPDPAKAAAAAVVELVTSLALAPAKEPAPEGRRAAMVADPYQVRTLEDHVTLHEDPAVEPRWGHLWQTPTVEAPTQRPWPTGAADLREVLGHVVSRCEAVGSRALVVDITTPAVRAAGLRAAKVLAPGLIPMSFGHAAARVTGLPRLDAVLPQDPIERDLALDPHPFP; from the coding sequence ATGAACATCACCCCTGAGCTCGTCATGCTGCGCCCTGGTGCCCGGGTGCGCACCGCGGGGGACGTCCTGGTGGCCACCTCGGGCGAGCGCGGAGTGCGGATCCGGCTGGGGAGCGCCGCAGGTCCCGTCTGGGCACTGCTCCGCCCGCTGCTGGAGAACGGTCTGGACCTCACGGTCTTGGACCGGGGCGCGAGGACGCCCGAGGCCGCGCTGGGGCAGGTCGTCGCCGAGCTGCGGCGAGGCGGGGTCACGGTGGTCAGGCCGGAGGGCGAGCAGTGGGGGCAGGCGTCGGAGCAGCTGCGTTCGTGGGCGCTGCACGAATGTGACGTCCCGGCCGCAGCCGCAGCCCGCTTGCTCGACGCGACCTGGGACGTCGTCGGGACCGAGCGGCTGCGGGCGACCGCAGCCTCGATCATGGGCGACCTCGGACTCGCCGTCCGGGATGGCGGGAGCACCTCCTCCTCCGACGGGGGCGATGTGCCCCTGCGTGTGGTGGCCAGCTGGGACCACCAGGGCTCCGGAGCCGTGGAGCGCTGGGGATCGCAGGTGGTCGCCGTGCACGACACGGGTCTGCGTCACCTGGTCCTGGGGGTGGATGAGACGGCGCGGGCGACCAGGCTGGCGTCGGCACTCACCACGCGCGGCCGACCGTCCCCGGAGGAGGTCGACACGGAGGCGATGCACGACGTGCTGGTGGCGACTGCGATCGAGCACGCCTTGCGTGGAGCCATCGGCTCACCCATGGCACCCGTGCTCGTGGGCCCCGGTGCACGTGCGCGGATCCTGCCGGAGAGCGTGGGCCGGATCCACCCGGTGCTGAGGCCCGCACCCCCGTGCTCCGCGACGCCGAGAAACCACGCGGACGAGGAGGCGGCGCTCGACCGACAGCACGACGTCCTCTTCGACGACGACCTGGGCCCGCTGGGCGAGCCTCACCCGCTCGATCTGCCACAGGTGCCGGTTCCTGTCGTGATCGGCGCCGACCACGCCGGAGCAGCGGTCTGCGGATGGGGTGCCACCGAGAGGATCGCGCGACGCCGCGCGATCGGTGCCACCGTGGAGCGTTGGGTGGCCGAGGTCCTGCGCGTCGATCCCCAGCGAGTGGTCGCCGGTGTCGACCCCGTGCACGCCGTCGCTCTGCTCGTGGCGCGGCAGCGCGCCGCCGAGGGGGAGAGCTCGTCGCTTCCCCTCCGAAGGGTGCACGCGGGCGACCGGGAGGTGGTCGTCGTGGGCTCAACCCAGGAGGACCTGGAGCGAGGCGAACGGGAAGCGCTCTTGGCCTGGCAGGTGCTGGAGGCTGCGGGGCCGGGTGTCGCCGGGCCTGCAGTCCTCGTAGAGGGCGAGCCGGCCGCCGTGGTCAAGCAAGGCGGGGGTATGCCGCGCTGCCGGACGCTCATGGGGCTGTCAGTCCTCGACGAGGCCGGTCTGGTCGTCCTTGTGGCGGACGCGGCGCCGGACGAGGGCCGGACCGAGACCCCCGAGGACGCCCTTCCGACGCCGGCGGTCCCGGTGCTGGCCGTCTCAGACCTGGACCACCTGGCGGGCGAGCTGTCGTCCTCCCGGGAGGCCGGGGGGACGTGCGTCCCGGTGGTGGCGCTGGGGTCGTCCCTGCTGATCGGCCCGGTCGACCGGCCCGGCGCAGCCGGGTGCGCCCAGTGCGCCGTCGCGCGTTACCACGCCACGCTCAAGGCGCCGGGCACCGACCCGATGCTGGGTGAGGGTGGTGGGGGACCGGCGATCGGCTGGACGCCCGTGGTGGAGACCATCGCCCGGGACTTGGCCGCCGATGACCACCAGATGGGTGGCCCGCGGCGAGCTCTGGTGCTCGTCCCCAGGTCACCATCGGTGGCCGAGCACCGCGTGATCGCCGTCCCGGGATGCCCGGTCTGCGACGACGGGAGCGCCGCCGGCGCCACCACCGCCCTCGCGAGCGAGACGGGGCTGGACCTCGATCCGGGGGTGGCCCTGCCGCCGTCCCACGCGGGCTCGCTGCGGCAGTGCCAGCCGCCGGATGTGGCAGGCCTGCGCGAGGTCCTGGTCGACCACCGCTTCGGGCCGGTCGCTCACCTCTACCGGGACCTGTCGACACCCTTGGCCTTCTCCGTCGCCGAGCTGGTCGTGCCGGGCACCGATGAACGTATCGGTGGTTACGGGCGGGCCAGCGACCACGACGAGGCCGAGCGTGTCGCCCTGCTGGAAGCGCTGGAACGCGATGCTGGCGCCGCCTGGTCGGCCCTGAAACCGGCCGCTGTCCGTGCCTCCGCAACGGAGCTGGGGTCTGCAGCGCTGGACCCACGGACCCTGGGGCTGCCGGAGCCGGCGCGCGTGCACCGCACCGTGGGGTTGCGGGCCTTCGACCCCGAGGAGAGCGTCGACTGGCTGCCCGCCATCGACCTCTCCGACGGTAACCCGGTCCTGGTCCCGGCCCATGCCGTCCATCACCGTTATCCGCACCGGCACACCGACCCGCCCCTCTGGCTGCGGGACACCAGCAACGGGTGCGCTCTCGGTGCCAGCCTGACCGAGGCCGCGCTGCACGGACTGATGGAACTCATCGAGAGAGACGCCTTCCTGCTTGCCTGGTGGGGCCGCCGGGGCGTGCGAGGTCAGGTACGGCCGGACCCGGATGACCGCCTGACCAGGCATCTGCTGGACCACGCCGGCACGCTGGGCTACGACATCCGCCTGCTGGACATCACCAGTGACGTCGGGGTGCCGTCCGTGGTGGCGACGGCACGGGCCAGGGACCCGCAGCCTGGGCAACGCGGAGCCTTCTACTGTGCCGCCGGGGCCAACCCGGACCCGGCCAAGGCGGCGGCAGCAGCCGTCGTCGAGCTGGTGACCTCGCTAGCCCTCGCGCCGGCCAAGGAGCCCGCACCGGAGGGTAGGCGAGCGGCCATGGTGGCCGATCCCTACCAGGTGCGCACCCTGGAGGACCACGTGACCCTGCACGAGGATCCGGCGGTGGAGCCGAGGTGGGGCCACCTGTGGCAGACACCGACCGTCGAGGCGCCGACCCAGCGTCCCTGGCCGACGGGGGCGGCCGACCTCCGGGAAGTCCTGGGCCACGTGGTGAGCAGGTGCGAGGCCGTGGGCTCCCGGGCACTGGTCGTCGACATCACCACCCCCGCAGTCAGGGCCGCCGGCCTGCGGGCCGCCAAGGTCCTGGCTCCCGGCCTCATCCCCATGTCCTTCGGCCACGCAGCGGCCCGGGTCACAGGCCTGCCCCGACTGGATGCCGTCCTGCCGCAGGACCCGATCGAACGTGACCTGGCCCTCGACCCCCATCCCTTCCCCTGA
- a CDS encoding thiopeptide-type bacteriocin biosynthesis protein, translating to MRTIDADHHIASTRAPGAGWTTLHAYVHDAAVADRLITEVVGPVGRAMERSGEISSQFFLRYWDGGPHVRWRLRDADDTVVARAAGALEEFLHGHAPASPVDPAVFLAGMGQPPEGSDWFGHGTVNRVDYEPETDRYGGPAALTLAEELFAVSSRLAESVVKGTVAGPQRVALALDLAHALLAGADVDGPEAARFLRGFVLGWPTLAEAPNVDLDAARHAAERDLLTAPAAHAARREVVRRRVQEGTGAVGLWGAAVARYVRGLQALDSSGELTTPIPWVLGSQLHMMHNRLGLTISDECHLSWLASFPYLGVDHSGGMHPPAPDAPDRVYHERSKFFPARGAAQFPDPDAPLHRNAVVGTGEIVQLPRPEPGGAGQVALLSALLNRRSAYGRYHGQLTSGQLSTLLWYSAGDVDELRPPGAGPEDAYPVRPYPSAGARSATRLLVQVAHIDGIPSGLYEYRPSGHALERVPVPTRTADLLRCSPFLDPDGQPTVDAVDAPAFLAVVADLAYPRQRYGLRSLRFQLLEAGHLTQNLLLVGAALGLRSVPLGGIYDDRLSLALGLDGVDDAPLYLVPLGHEGWDPTEGDIA from the coding sequence GTGAGGACCATCGACGCGGACCACCACATCGCCAGCACCCGGGCGCCGGGCGCAGGCTGGACCACGCTGCACGCCTACGTGCACGACGCCGCCGTGGCCGACCGGCTCATCACCGAGGTCGTCGGTCCGGTGGGGCGGGCCATGGAGAGGTCGGGCGAGATCTCTTCGCAGTTCTTCCTGCGCTACTGGGACGGCGGCCCCCATGTGCGCTGGCGCCTCCGCGACGCCGACGACACAGTGGTGGCCAGGGCCGCCGGGGCGCTCGAGGAGTTTTTGCACGGGCACGCACCCGCGAGCCCGGTGGACCCCGCCGTCTTCCTGGCGGGCATGGGGCAGCCGCCGGAGGGGTCGGACTGGTTCGGCCACGGCACGGTCAACCGGGTCGACTACGAGCCGGAGACTGACCGCTACGGTGGGCCCGCCGCCCTGACCCTGGCGGAGGAGCTCTTCGCGGTCTCCTCGCGGCTCGCTGAGAGCGTGGTCAAGGGCACCGTTGCGGGCCCCCAACGGGTCGCCCTCGCCCTGGACCTCGCGCACGCCCTGCTCGCCGGCGCCGACGTCGACGGCCCGGAGGCCGCCCGCTTCCTGCGCGGCTTCGTGCTTGGCTGGCCGACCCTGGCGGAGGCGCCGAACGTCGACCTGGACGCCGCGCGTCACGCGGCCGAGAGGGACCTGCTGACTGCGCCTGCAGCTCATGCAGCCCGCCGCGAGGTGGTCCGTCGCCGGGTCCAGGAAGGCACCGGCGCGGTCGGCCTGTGGGGAGCGGCCGTGGCCCGCTACGTGCGAGGGCTGCAGGCCCTGGACTCCTCGGGCGAGCTGACCACGCCGATCCCGTGGGTCCTCGGGTCCCAGCTGCACATGATGCACAACAGGCTCGGACTGACGATCTCTGACGAGTGCCACCTGTCCTGGCTGGCCTCCTTCCCCTACCTGGGTGTGGACCACTCCGGTGGCATGCACCCGCCGGCGCCGGACGCCCCGGACCGGGTCTACCACGAGCGGTCCAAGTTCTTCCCCGCCCGCGGCGCCGCACAGTTCCCTGACCCCGACGCTCCGCTGCACCGCAACGCGGTCGTGGGCACCGGCGAGATCGTGCAGCTTCCGAGGCCCGAGCCGGGCGGGGCCGGTCAGGTGGCCCTGCTGAGTGCGCTGCTGAACCGCCGTTCGGCCTACGGCCGCTACCACGGGCAACTCACCTCCGGTCAGCTCAGCACCCTGCTGTGGTACTCCGCCGGCGACGTCGACGAGCTGCGCCCTCCGGGCGCCGGGCCTGAGGACGCCTACCCCGTCCGGCCCTACCCCAGTGCCGGAGCGCGCTCGGCCACCCGCTTGCTGGTGCAGGTCGCGCACATCGACGGGATCCCGAGCGGCCTGTACGAGTACCGGCCTTCCGGCCACGCCCTGGAGCGGGTGCCCGTCCCCACACGCACGGCCGACCTCCTGCGCTGCTCCCCCTTCCTCGACCCGGACGGTCAGCCCACGGTCGATGCCGTTGATGCTCCCGCCTTCCTAGCCGTCGTGGCCGACCTGGCCTATCCCCGCCAGCGCTACGGCCTGCGCTCCTTGCGGTTCCAGCTGCTGGAGGCCGGCCACCTGACGCAGAACCTGCTTCTTGTAGGGGCCGCGCTCGGCCTGCGCAGCGTGCCGCTGGGAGGCATCTACGACGACCGGTTGTCCCTGGCCCTGGGACTGGACGGTGTCGACGACGCGCCGCTCTACCTGGTGCCGTTGGGTCACGAGGGCTGGGATCCCACCGAGGGGGATATCGCATGA
- a CDS encoding SGNH/GDSL hydrolase family protein produces the protein MRPQPRAWSRYVAIGDSFTEGMSDPDPATPGAYIGWADRLAALLSAHAPDFAYANLAVRGRKLADVAGPQLEAALDLGPDLVSIVGGGNDILRPRADVDALAAQLDQAVARIRATGADVLMATPTDPVGAPIIGRTRGRAATYISHIWSIAQRHGCYVLNQWACDFLKDWRMWAEDRIHMTPEGHRRVALTAYVALGHTAEEADWRAPLPPQVPPGTMERLRGHAQWARVYAGPWVQRRLQGRSSGDLINPKRPELGPAAPPES, from the coding sequence ATCCGGCCGCAGCCGCGCGCGTGGAGCCGCTACGTGGCGATCGGCGACTCCTTCACCGAAGGGATGAGCGACCCGGACCCGGCCACCCCCGGGGCCTACATCGGCTGGGCCGACCGGCTCGCAGCCCTGCTGTCGGCCCACGCCCCCGACTTCGCCTACGCCAACCTGGCGGTGCGCGGCCGCAAGCTCGCCGACGTCGCCGGGCCCCAGCTGGAAGCCGCCCTCGACCTCGGGCCGGACCTGGTGAGCATCGTCGGCGGGGGCAACGACATCCTGCGTCCCCGCGCCGATGTCGACGCGCTCGCCGCCCAACTCGACCAGGCAGTGGCGCGGATCCGGGCGACCGGAGCGGACGTGCTCATGGCCACCCCCACCGACCCGGTCGGCGCACCGATCATCGGCCGCACCCGCGGCCGGGCCGCAACCTACATCTCCCACATCTGGTCGATCGCCCAGCGGCACGGCTGCTACGTGCTCAACCAGTGGGCCTGCGACTTCCTCAAGGACTGGCGCATGTGGGCCGAGGACCGCATCCACATGACGCCGGAAGGGCACCGCCGCGTCGCGCTGACGGCCTATGTGGCGCTCGGGCACACGGCCGAGGAGGCCGACTGGCGCGCGCCGCTGCCGCCGCAGGTCCCGCCCGGGACGATGGAACGTCTGCGCGGCCACGCCCAGTGGGCCCGGGTGTACGCCGGGCCCTGGGTGCAGCGGCGCCTCCAGGGCCGGTCCTCGGGCGACCTGATCAACCCCAAGCGTCCCGAACTGGGACCTGCGGCACCCCCGGAGAGCTGA
- a CDS encoding uracil-DNA glycosylase produces the protein MNAATPLRDLVHPSWAEALAPAEGTVAALGDFLRSELAAGRGYLPVGQHVLRVFEQPLEQVRVLIVGQDPYPTPGHAVGLSFSVAPEVAPIPRNLANIYTELVEDLGVARPSTGDLSPWAERGVMLLNRVLTVRPGAPASHRGKGWEEVTELAIEALVARGGPLVAILWGRDARTLGSRLGEVPRVESAHPSPLSARGGFFGSRPFSRTNDLLARQGGDPIDWSLP, from the coding sequence GTGAACGCCGCCACACCCCTGCGTGACCTCGTGCACCCGAGCTGGGCGGAGGCACTGGCCCCGGCCGAGGGGACCGTCGCCGCGCTGGGCGACTTCCTGCGCTCCGAGCTGGCGGCCGGGCGCGGCTACCTGCCGGTGGGTCAGCACGTTCTGCGTGTCTTCGAGCAGCCGCTGGAGCAGGTGCGGGTCCTCATCGTCGGGCAGGACCCGTACCCGACGCCAGGGCACGCGGTGGGGCTGAGCTTCTCGGTCGCCCCCGAGGTGGCGCCGATCCCCCGCAACCTGGCCAACATCTACACCGAGCTGGTCGAGGACCTCGGCGTCGCTCGCCCCTCGACCGGTGACCTCTCGCCCTGGGCGGAGCGTGGGGTCATGCTGCTCAACCGGGTGCTCACCGTGCGCCCAGGGGCCCCGGCCAGCCACCGGGGCAAGGGCTGGGAGGAGGTCACCGAGCTGGCGATCGAGGCCTTGGTCGCCCGCGGCGGGCCGTTGGTCGCGATCCTGTGGGGCCGCGACGCCCGCACGCTGGGGTCGCGGCTCGGCGAGGTGCCCCGCGTCGAGTCCGCCCACCCGTCCCCGCTGTCGGCCCGCGGCGGCTTCTTCGGCAGCCGTCCGTTCAGCCGGACCAACGACCTGCTCGCCCGCCAGGGCGGCGACCCGATCGACTGGAGCCTGCCGTGA
- a CDS encoding DUF3263 domain-containing protein → MGAVTRVEQADPSSGLSERDRQILEFEGQHWTYPGSKEESIKDLFDLSTTRYYQILNQLIDTEAALAHKPLLVKRLRRERSRRQRTRSMRRLGMQV, encoded by the coding sequence ATGGGCGCCGTCACCCGCGTCGAGCAGGCCGACCCCTCTTCCGGTCTCTCCGAGCGCGACCGGCAGATCCTGGAGTTCGAGGGCCAGCACTGGACCTACCCGGGGTCGAAGGAGGAGTCCATCAAGGACCTCTTCGACCTCTCCACGACGCGTTACTACCAGATCCTCAACCAGCTCATCGACACCGAGGCGGCCCTGGCCCACAAGCCGCTGCTGGTCAAGCGGCTGCGCCGGGAGCGCTCCCGACGCCAGCGCACCCGCTCGATGCGTCGGCTGGGGATGCAGGTCTGA
- a CDS encoding iron-containing alcohol dehydrogenase — protein sequence MVRGFVWTVPTRVVAAPGRGAEVVAAMVGTAPALVVGDAAVRDRAELLATHLGCETHEVSTPCDFGAVDRLAALVSQASARVVVAVGGGTVMDLARVAALAAADRSLAGPDGWPGEGLRGRAATSVTQAAPAVVAVPSTVGTGAEVSSLAVVAEAGRTLRAVLADPGLHPRAAVLDVEMLRSLPRQLVRDGLLETAARALGPALADDGAHPAADEFAAVFVRRAMALSAKVGGGRAGTVLPDRVLAEAAWLATSSATQLASVGRTVSDSPLWLLQHAVTGSSGQPKAAALRALLPVLLERVTQQEDVGPLVTPGRSATLASLITGPVGSEVAGARALHSALRDCGLLDGPSAAIDPQVHAADLVEHGFTRKGALEGQSVASLAHAISPSVGSQPS from the coding sequence GTGGTGCGAGGCTTCGTATGGACCGTTCCCACGCGCGTCGTCGCCGCACCTGGGCGCGGGGCGGAAGTGGTCGCCGCCATGGTCGGCACCGCGCCTGCGCTGGTCGTGGGGGACGCTGCCGTGCGCGACCGGGCCGAGCTCCTGGCGACCCACCTCGGCTGCGAGACCCATGAGGTGAGCACGCCGTGCGACTTCGGCGCCGTGGATCGACTCGCGGCCCTGGTGAGCCAGGCGTCTGCCCGCGTGGTCGTGGCGGTGGGCGGGGGCACGGTGATGGACCTGGCGCGGGTCGCGGCCCTGGCAGCGGCGGACCGGTCGCTCGCCGGACCCGACGGCTGGCCCGGTGAGGGGTTGCGCGGCAGAGCCGCGACGTCCGTGACGCAGGCCGCTCCGGCGGTGGTGGCGGTCCCCTCGACGGTGGGCACCGGAGCCGAGGTGAGCTCCCTGGCGGTCGTGGCCGAGGCTGGACGCACGCTGCGTGCGGTGCTGGCCGACCCTGGATTGCATCCCCGGGCGGCGGTCCTGGACGTCGAGATGCTGCGGTCGCTGCCACGACAGCTCGTCCGAGACGGTCTGCTCGAGACCGCGGCTCGTGCCCTCGGACCCGCTCTCGCCGACGACGGGGCTCACCCGGCTGCCGACGAGTTCGCCGCGGTCTTCGTGCGCCGGGCGATGGCGCTCAGCGCGAAGGTCGGCGGCGGCCGGGCCGGAACCGTCCTGCCCGACCGGGTGCTCGCCGAGGCGGCCTGGCTGGCCACCTCCAGCGCCACCCAGTTGGCGTCGGTCGGACGGACGGTCTCCGACAGCCCCTTGTGGCTGCTGCAGCATGCCGTGACTGGCTCCTCCGGCCAGCCCAAGGCGGCTGCGCTGCGGGCGCTGCTGCCGGTCCTGCTGGAGAGAGTCACCCAGCAGGAGGACGTTGGGCCGCTGGTGACCCCCGGACGCTCCGCCACCCTGGCCAGCCTGATCACCGGGCCGGTCGGTTCGGAGGTCGCCGGGGCGCGAGCGCTGCACTCCGCCCTGCGGGACTGCGGTCTGCTCGACGGCCCCAGCGCCGCGATCGACCCGCAGGTCCATGCCGCCGACCTGGTCGAGCACGGCTTCACCCGGAAGGGAGCTCTTGAGGGACAGTCGGTCGCGTCGTTGGCTCATGCGATATCCCCCTCGGTGGGATCCCAGCCCTCGTGA